One Glycine max cultivar Williams 82 chromosome 3, Glycine_max_v4.0, whole genome shotgun sequence DNA window includes the following coding sequences:
- the LOC100777934 gene encoding DNA polymerase zeta catalytic subunit isoform X1, which yields MSDSQSNSEIFSIRIVTIDYYMAPPIPDADICYSSFHGGKVNEVPVIRVYGPTPAGQKTCLHIHRALPYLYVPCSDIPLQLDSGDAFTYKVAASLEKALKLKGNAGSSRQHVHGCSLVRARKFYGYHSLEELFVKIYLYYPQDVSRAANLLLAGAVLDKSLQPYESHIPFILQFLVDYNLYGMGHLHLSKMKFRYPIPDTCKKLNTDDQHRKADSDAHACLESKLWMSSTISSEWMWSPPSKSGALSNDEAHCPKRQSICELEGDTSVDEILNQQFKMYSSLSQTCSDVNMVQSLVPIWEEQQKRNGVHEATMPSDPGKPLPEDVMKLLSVGLDFEKKFIELCSEAETSLFCTFSAKELRETDIIGSASPPASLCKNAKLHEEGTDANLEMLTMDEIPSSEMIGTLDIKAADKEAQNILKWLATSQAAEDINSDDELVYETILTPLLPAATIDKVLEEANIAYENESQKECQDILDSIDDMLELELPNEKPSHSLDHYCPIGASSSSMLPQVDGSNDDEFSSPRDSLAGTSSLVEINSEYTRASEHHVLPNTDTSTLIKDKRNKQWGSLPFSSIDKANNDGEHATLLVTHPFESETGDSAHSNYLNRNEVRNGACFIRNKGRDASDSKEVHKLVNCSLRDLMRRKRSYRVEQADCESGTTKKLLLDRHEEQNACLWQKQLDLKTMQTDEEEMEHQKNCECEVSNHANLVHGKMPLPAGSDCLLQATSRPKDEYFGQHEIEGLEASSVLRNCTNGESALMHGGPGLQKPEKLYLINSIDPSMVCRGENLKVGTTFTKPVASDACTQNPLLDTRSRTASVHTVRASERTPQTDTSASSSVQSSFIDDKVSDKFMDQSSHGSRSFVQHDQMTFCENSVEKNAASDVQVLLSEKVDTQKLGENLLHETIKLTEITTGKNPLADKTLEGTLTLPTTSNTHFHLDEDSSDEMPGDVLDDFLPISARDSQKGMETCNEYVTVKTLTSNGTKSVSTHYQNDGSHLYLLTPNILPPSVGTVHRWLLCNKRGNIPDHTHQETDAEDKDVPKCASETEPPLRPKLYQDSDTENKPPCNGEGQTERVKACLDDSQDISQISDPDRKSSFTPLSQIGFRDPASVGCGQQLTLLSIEILAECRGDLLPDPQFDAINIVALGFQNDGDSIVEVLVLLHSKYVPCQRSFDGLFGCKILVFTDEKLLLKEFIKIVSSSDPDILMGWDIQGSSLGFLAERASHLGLGLLNNVSRTPSESLIASEDSKTYEKDILELDIHDTPSRDCCVPENSIIEDEWGRTHASGVHIGGRIVLNAWRLIRGEVKLNLYSVEAVAESVLRRKIPSFHHKVLTKWFSSGPGRARYRCIKYVIERAKLNLEIINQLDMVNRTSELARVFGIEFFSVLSRGSQYRVESMFLRLAHTQNYLAISPGKQQVASQPAMECLPLVMEPESGFYSDPVVVLDFQSLYPSMIIAYNLCFCTCLGKVVASKANTLGVSSFSPEQHVLQDLKDQILLTPNGVMFVPSKVRRGILPRLLEEILTTRIMVKQAIKKLAPPEKVLQRIFNARQLALKLIANVTYGYTAAGFSGRMPCAELADSIVQCGRSTLEKAISFVNLHEKWNAKVIYGDTDSMFVLLRGCTVKESFQIGSEIASAITAMNPSPVTLKMEKVYHPCFLLTKKRYVGYSYESPDQIEPVFDAKGIETVRRDTCGAVAKIMEQSLRLFFEHQNLLEVKTYLHRQWKRILSGRICLKDFIFAKEVRLGTYSARISSLPPAAIVATKAMTVDPRAEPRYAERIPYVVIHGEPGARLVDMVVDPLEVLAIDSPFRINDLYYINKQIIPALQRVFGLVGADLNHWFSEMPRPTREASAKHTLTTNFHQTRIDYYYLSKHCVLCDRLVQASARLCNQCSENEVAAATAVISKTSKLEQEMQHLVAVCHHCGGGDRLLENGVKCTSISCLVFYERRKVQKELLAATHVAADKDLYPRCTVEWF from the exons ATGTCAGATTCACAGTCCAATTCAGAGATTTTTAGCATTCGGATTGTCACCATCGACTATTACATGGCACCGCCCATCCCCGACGCTGATATCTGTTATAGCAGCTTCCACG GTGGAAAGGTGAATGAAGTGCCTGTGATAAGAGTGTATGGTCCTACTCCTGCTGGCCAGAAGACTTGCTTGCACATTCATCGA GCTTTACCCTATTTGTATGTGCCGTGTTCAGATATACCACTTCAACTGGACTCAG GTGATGCATTCACCTATAAGGTAGCTGCTTCTCTTGAGAAAGCCTTAAAG CTTAAAGGCAATGCTGGTTCAAGTAGACAACATGTACATGGATGCAGCCTTGTACGAGCAAGGAAATTTTATGGCTATCATTCACTTGAGGAGTTATTTGTAAAGATATACCT ATATTATCCTCAAGATGTCTCCCGTGCAGCTAATCTTCTCTTG GCTGGTGCTGTTCTTGATAAAAGTTTACAGCCTTATGAATCACATATTCCCTTTATTCTTCAGTTTCTG GTTGATTACAACTTGTATGGCATGGGTCATTTGCACCTATCAAAGATGAAGTTCCGCTACCCCATTCCTGACACTTGCAAGAAATTAAATACCGATGATCAGCATAGAAAG gcagATTCAGATGCTCATGCATGTTTAGAGTCAAAATTGTGGATGTCTTCCACGATCTCATCTGAGTGGATGTGGTCACCCCCAAGCAAATCCGGTGCTTTGTCAAATGATGAGGCTCACTGTCCTAAACGTCAAAGTATCTGTGAGCTTGAAGGAGATACTTCTGTGGATG AGATACTTAATCAGCAATTTAAAATGTATTCATCTCTCTCACAAACATGCTCAGATGTCAACATGGTTCAGTCACTTGTACCAATATGGGAG GAGCAACAGAAACGGAATGGGGTTCATGAGGCTACCATGCCTTCTGATCCTGGCAAACCACTACCAGAAGATGTTATGAAACTTCTCTCTGTTGGTCTTGACtttgagaaaaaatttattgaattgtGCAGTGAAGCTGAAACCTCTTTATTTTGTACTTTTTCTGCGAAGGAATTGAG AGAAACAGACATAATAGGCTCGGCATCACCACCAGCTTCATTATGCAAAAATGCCAAATTGCATGAGGAAGGGACTGATGCAAATCTTGAAATGTTGACTATGGATGAAATCCCTTCATCTGAAATGATTGGAACATTGGACATAAAG GCTGCTGATAAGGAAGCACAAAATATTCTTAAGTGGCTTGCAACTTCTCAAGCTGCAGAGGATATAAACTCTGACGATGAACTTGTTTATGAAACAATCTTGACTCCCTTGTTACCTGCTGCAACAATTGATAAGGTGCTGGAGGAAGCTAATATTGCTTATGAGAATGAGTCCCAAAAGGAGTGTCAGGATATTCTAGATTCAATTGATGATATGCTTGAGTTGGAGTTACCAAATGAAAAACCCTCTCATTCCTTGGATCACTATTGTCCTATTGGAGCTTCATCAAGCAGTATGTTACCTCAAGTTGATGGTTCTAATGATGATGAGTTCTCAAGTCCACGTGATAGTTTGGCTGGAACCTCTTCTCTAGTAGAGATAAACAGTGAATACACAAGGGCTTCTGAGCACCATGTACTGCCCAATACTGACACAAGTACActtattaaagataaaaggaaTAAACAATGGGGGTCTTTGCCTTTTTCCTCAATTGATAAAGCTAATAATGATGGAGAGCATGCTACTTTACTTGTGACTCATCCATTTGAAAGTGAGACTGGAGATTCTGCTCACTCAAATTACTTAAACAGAAATGAGGTTAGAAATGGTGCTTGTTTTATAAGGAACAAGGGCAGAGATGCTTCAGATTCCAAAGAAGTACACAAATTGGTTAACTGCTCTTTGCGGGACTTGATGAGGCGAAAGCGATCCTATCGAGTTGAACAAGCTGACTGTGAGTCTGGAACTACTAAAAAGCTTCTTTTAGACAGGCATGAGGAACAAAATGCATGCCTTTGGCAAAAACAGCTGGATTTAAAAACAATGCAAACTGATGAAGAAGAAATGGAACACCAGAAGAATTGTGAATGTGAAGTTAGCAATCATGCTAATTTAGTGCATGGGAAAATGCCCCTTCCAGCTGGCAGTGACTGTCTTTTACAAGCTACTAGCCGGCCAAAAGATGAATATTTTGGTCAACATGAAATAGAAGGTTTGGAAGCAAGTTCAGTGTTGAGGAACTGTACAAATGGAGAGTCTGCTTTAATGCATGGGGGACCAGGCCTCCAAAAGCCTGAAAAATTATACTTAATCAATTCCATAGACCCATCTATGGTTTGTAGGGGTGAAAACCTTAAGGTTGGCACAACTTTTACAAAACCTGTAGCTTCTGATGCCTGTACCCAAAATCCCCTCTTGGACACACGGTCGAGAACAGcttctgttcatacagtcagaGCTTCTGAGAGGACTCCACAAACTGATACTTCTGCTTCAAGTAGTGTGCAGAGCTCCTTCATTGATGATAAAGTGTCTGACAAATTCATGGATCAAAGTTCTCATGGAAGCAGATCTTTTGTGCAACATGATCAGATGACGTTTTGTGAGAATTCTGTGGAGAAAAATGCTGCAAGTGATGTGCAAGTATTGTTAAGTGAAAAAGTGGATACTCAAAAGCTGGGTGAAAATTTGTTGCATGAGACTATTAAATTAACTGAAATAACCACAGGCAAGAACCCCCTGGCTGATAAGACTCTTGAAGGTACTTTGACCTTGCCAACAACCTCTAATACCCATTTTCATTTGGATGAGGACAGCTCTGATGAAATGCCAG GGGATGTTCTGGATGACTTTCTTCCGATATCTGCAAGGGATTCTCAGAAAGGGATGGAGACTTGCAATGAGTATGTTACAGTTAAAACCCTTACATCTAATGGTACAAAGAGTGTCTCGACCCACTATCAAAATGATGGTTCTCACCTATACCTATTAACTCCTAATATTTTGCCTCCTTCTGTGGGTACTGTGCATAGATGGTTACTTTGTAACAAGAGAG GGAACATTCCTGATCATACACATCAAGAAACAGATGCAGAGGACAAGGATGTTCCAAAATGTGCTTCTGAGACTGAACCTCCTCTTAGGCCTAAGCTGTATCAAGATTCTGATACAGAAAATAAGCCTCCATGCAATGGAGAAggacaaacagaaagagtgaaaGCATGCCTAGATGACTCACAAGATATTTCTCAGATATCAGACCCTGATAGAAAATCAAGTTTTACCCCTCTAAGTCAAATTGGATTTCGAGACCCTGCAAGTGTTGGCTGTGGACAGCAATTGACATTACTTAGTATAGAG ATTCTTGCAGAATGTAGAGGAGACCTTTTACCCGATCCTCAATTTGATGCCATCAACATTGTAGCTCTTGGTTTTCAGAATGACGGTGATTCTATTGTTGAAGTTCTAGTTCTTTTACATAGTAAATATGTACCTTGTCAGAG AAGTTTTGATGGTCTATTTGGCTGTAAAATATTGGTCTTCACTGATGAGAAACTCTTGTTAAAAGAATTTATAAAGATTGTGTCTTCATCTGACCCAGATATTTTGATGGGTTGGGATATTCAAGGGAGTTCTCTTGGTTTTCTGGCAGAAAGGGCATCACATCTTGGTTTGGGATTACTTAATAATGTGTCTCGCACTCCATCTGAGTCTTTGATTGCTTCTGAAGATAGCAAAACTTATGAAAAAGATATCTTGGAACTGGACATCCATGATACCCCTAGTCGAGATTGTTGCGTGCCAGAAAATTCAATAATTGAGGATGAATGGGGACGGACACATGCTAGTGGAGTTCATATAGGAGGCAGAATTGTCCTGAATGCATGGCGATTGATCCGTGGAGAAGTTAAGCTGAACTTATATTCAGTTGAAGCTGTAGCTGAATCTGTATTGAGGCGGAAAATTCCTTCATTTCATCACAAGGTGCtaacaaaatggttttcaagtgGTCCTGGACGAGCAAGATATCGGTGTATCAAATATGTTATAGAGAGAGCAAAGCTGAACCTTGAGATAATAAACCAGCTTGATATG GTGAATCGAACATCAGAACTTGCTCGTGTCTTTGGCATAGAGTTTTTTTCTGTTCTCTCTCGAGGATCACAATACCGTGTTGAATCCATGTTTCTGAGGTTGGCCCATACGCAAAACTATCTTGCCATCTCACCTGGAAAACAACAG GTTGCTTCTCAGCCTGCCATGGAGTGCCTTCCCCTAGTAATGGAACCAGAATCTGGATTTTATTCAGATCCTGTTGTTGTACTTGACTTCCAGTCTTTATATCCATCCATGATAATTGCATACAATCTTTGCTTTTGCACTTGTCTCGGTAAAGTTGTGGCATCAAAGGCCAACACACTTGGGGTTAGTTCATTCTCACCAGAGCAACATGTTCTGCAGGATTTAAAGGATCAAATCTTGCTCACTCCAAATGGTGTTATGTTTGTACCTTCGAAG GTTCGAAGAGGTATACTGCCCCGCTTATTGGAAGAAATCTTAACAACAAGAATTATGGTAAAACAAGCAATAAAAAAGTTGGCTCCTCCAGAGAAAGTTCTTCAGCGG ATATTTAATGCAAGGCAGCTTGCTTTGAAGCTCATAGCGAATGTAACATATGGCTACACTGCTGCTGGATTTAGTGGTCGCATGCCCTGTGCAGAACTTGCAGACAGTATCGTTCAGTGTGGCCGTAGTACACTGGAAAAGGCTATATCATTTGTAAATCTACATGAAAAGTGGAATGCTAAAGTTATTTATGGAGATACTGATAG TATGTTTGTCCTCCTTAGAGGATGCACTGTCAAAGAGTCTTTCCAAATTGGGAGTGAGATTGCCTCTGCTATCACTGCTATGAATCCTAGCCCTGTCACCCTGAAGATGGAGAAAGTTTATCACCCATGTTTCCTCCTTACTAAGAAAAGATATGTCGGCTACAGTTATGAAAGCCCTGATCAAATTGAACCTGTTTTTGATGCCAAGGGTATTGAGACAGTACGCAGGGACACATGTGGTGCAGTTGCAAAGATAATGGAGCAGTCTTTGAGACTCTTCTTTGAGCATCAGAATTTATTGGAG GTGAAGACTTATTTGCATCGTCAGTGGAAGAGGATTCTTTCAGGAAGAATCTGCCTTAAAGATTTTATCTTTGCAAAGGAGGTTCGCTTGGGTACCTACAGTGCAAGAATCTCATCACTTCCTCCTGCTGCAATTGTAGCCACTAAGGCAATGACGGTTGACCCTAGGGCAGAACCACGTTATGCTGAGAGAATACCGTATGTTGTAATTCATGGAGAGCCTGGAGCTCGCCTGGTTGATATGGTTGTGGATCCATTGGAAGTTTTGGCAATTGATTCCCCATTTAgaataaatgatttatattacattaataaacaaataataccaGCTTTACAGCGGGTATTTGGACTTGTTGGTGCTGACTTAAACCATTGGTTTTCAGAGATGCCCCGCCCCACAAGGGAAGCTTCTGCAAAGCATACATTAACTACAAATTTCCATCAAACCAGAATTGATTATTACTATCTTTCAAAACATTGTGTATTATGTGATAGGTTGGTTCAGGCATCAGCCCGTTTATGCAATCAATGTTCTGAAAATGAAGTAGCTGCTGCAACAGCAGTGATTAGTAAGACTTCAAAGTTAGAGCAAGAGATGCAACATCTTGTTGCT GTATGTCACCATTGTGGAGGCGGGGATAGGCTTCTGGAAAATGGTGTGAAGTGTACGTCCATTTCATGCTTGGTGTTTTATGAGAGGCGGAAGGTTCAGAAAGAACTGCTAGCTGCCACCCATGTTGCTGCAGATAAAGACTTATATCCGAGATGCACAGTGGAATggttctga